From a region of the Gossypium raimondii isolate GPD5lz chromosome 10, ASM2569854v1, whole genome shotgun sequence genome:
- the LOC105777150 gene encoding uncharacterized protein LOC105777150 gives MSPRQDLLKMTAFFISPEKPRDISVLITRTALLLCLFTSITLVLCVSFSNRPHPFSRFASPNRKAFSRPPDNSPTNISHLLFGIGGSAKTWQERRALSSLWWDVNLTRGFFWLDEEPEATAVNSYGTESGISLPYRVSNPEWTRFKYSSSRYAVRVARIILDSYNLKLPNVRWFVLGDDDTVFFTHNLVSVLARYDHREMWYIGGISESVEQNGMHAYDMAFGGGGIAVSYPLAEKLVKALDGCLNRYFYFYGSDQRIWACIYEIGVPLTKEQGFHQFDIRGDPYGLLAAHPMAPLLSFHHVEALTPMFPNKTRPDSLKALIEPYRLDPSRILQQYICYDSKRKWSITIAWGYTIQIYPWLVNAVDLHMPLQTFKTWRSWSNGPFTFKTRPVPDNPCEQPVLYFLDRVEEVGSSGTRTRYKLSMLGKACNNTTDYAPVMAVKNIVVTSMKMAPDYWQKAPHRQCCEIMDKGSIKSGTMQIRIRNCRQWETTSV, from the exons ATGAGTCCAAGGCAAGACCTTCTCAAAATGACGGCGTTCTTCATCTCGCCGGAGAAACCGCGAGACATATCCGTACTCATCACCCGAACCGCTCTCCTCCTCTGCCTTTTCACCTCCATTACTCTCGTCCTTTGCGTATCTTTCTCGAACCGGCCTCACCCGTTCTCCCGGTTCGCTTCCCCTAACAGGAAGGCTTTCTCCCGACCGCCCGATAATTCACCGACCAACATCTCCCACCTCCTCTTCGGCATCGGCGGGTCAGCCAAGACGTGGCAAGAGCGACGCGCCTTGAGTTCACTATGGTGGGACGTGAACCTCACTCGCGGGTTCTTTTGGCTGGATGAAGAGCCCGAAGCGACGGCGGTTAACAGTTATGGTACGGAATCGGGAATCTCGTTGCCTTATCGGGTATCGAATCCGGAATGGACCCGGTTTAAATATTCGAGCTCCAGATATGCGGTTCGGGTCGCCCGAATCATTTTGGATAGTTATAATTTGAAGTTGCCCAATGTGAGATGGTTTGTGTTGGGTGACGACGATACAGTGTTTTTCACTCATAACTTAGTTTCCGTCTTAGCGAG gtatGATCACCGTGAAATGTGGTATATTGGTGGAATATCAGAGAGCGTAGAACAAAACGGAATGCATGCATACGACATGGCGTTTGGCGGTGGCGGTATAGCGGTGAGTTACCCATTGGCGGAGAAATTAGTCAAAGCATTGGACGGTTGTTTGAACAGGTACTTTTATTTCTACGGTTCTGATCAACGAATTTGGGCTTGTATCTATGAGATCGGGGTTCCACTCACTAAAGAACAAGGTTTTCATCAG tTTGATATTAGAGGGGATCCATATGGACTACTTGCAGCACATCCCATGGCACCATTGCTCTCCTTCCACCACGTTGAAGCCTTAACACCCATGTTCCCTAACAAGACCCGGCCTGACTCGTTGAAAGCCCTTATCGAACCGTACCGGCTTGACCCGAGCCGGATCCTCCAGCAATATATCTGTTACGACAGCAAACGGAAATGGTCGATCACCATTGCATGGGGATATACCATTCAAATATATCCATGGTTGGTGAACGCAGTTGATCTGCATATGCCATTGCAGACTTTCAAGACATGGAGGAGTTGGAGCAATGGACCGTTCACGTTTAAAACCCGACCCGTGCCAGATAACCCGTGTGAACAGCCGGTTTTGTATTTCCTGGACCGAGTCGAGGAGGTTGGCTCGAGTGGAACCCGGACCAGGTACAAGCTATCAATGCTGGGAAAAGCCTGTAATAATACAACAGATTATGCCCCGGTAATGGCTGTCAAAAACATCGTGGTTACTTCGATGAAGATGGCTCCTGATTATTGGCAAAAG GCACCGCATAGACAATGCTGTGAGATCATGGATAAAGGAAGTATCAAGAGTGGAACTATGCAAATTCGGATTCGAAATTGCAGACAATGGGAAACAACTAGTGTTTAG
- the LOC105775693 gene encoding probable transcriptional regulator RABBIT EARS, translating to MEQVDEQYCIWMMKRRPSSSQLLKSHFEVSTEYLNDSWEEQAFAEDAARCLRGCIWPPRSYSCSFCNREFKSAQALGGHMNVHRKDRAKLKQLDHSIDDHKGQSFGSDSTPRKRVLNADDGETSLSVGLSSVLFNNKRPKVAVSTWQVLELKPVTSMEEDLDLELRLGVL from the coding sequence ATGGAACAAGTTGATGAACAGTATTGTATATGGATGATGAAGAGGAGACCATCATCATCACAGCTTTTGAAGTCCCATTTTGAAGTATCAACGGAGTATTTAAATGATTCATGGGAAGAACAAGCATTTGCAGAAGATGCAGCCAGGTGTTTGAGGGGTTGCATTTGGCCACCAAGGTCCTATTCTTGCAGTTTTTGCAATAGAGAATTCAAGTCAGCTCAAGCCCTAGGTGGTCACATGAATGTTCATAGAAAAGATAGAGCTAAGCTCAAACAATTAGATCACTCCATTGATGATCATAAAGGACAGTCATTTGGGTCAGATTCTACACCAAGAAAAAGGGTTCTCAATGCTGATGATGGTGAGACCAGTTTGTCTGTTGGGTTGAGTTCTGTCTTGTTCAATAACAAACGACCAAAGGTTGCTGTTTCAACATGGCAGGTTCTTGAACTTAAGCCAGTGACCTCCATGGAAGAAGACTTGGACCTTGAGCTTAGGCTTGGTGTTCTATAG
- the LOC105775912 gene encoding probable transcriptional regulator RABBIT EARS — MKQGDEQCWMWMMKKRPSSSQLLRSHFEVSMECLSDTWEEQAFAEDAARCLRGCIWPPRSYSCSFCNREFRSAQALGGHMNVHRRDRAKLKQSLNDHHQYPNNEEAASKSKPPVDEAACTLDHSIDYSTATKRAFNDVETSLSVGLSSVLFQNRPAVTCNKEAANNKRPKVAVSTLQCSPLQWQVLELKPASSMEDLDLELRLGVL; from the coding sequence ATGAAACAAGGTGATGAACAGTGTTGGATGTGGATGATGAAGAAGAGACCATCATCATCACAGCTTTTGAGGTCCCATTTTGAAGTATCCATGGAGTGTTTAAGTGATACATGGGAAGAACAAGCATTTGCAGAAGATGCGGCCAGGTGTTTAAGGGGTTGTATTTGGCCACCAAGGTCCTATTCTTGCAGCTTTTGCAATAGAGAATTCAGGTCAGCTCAAGCTCTTGGTGGTCACATGAATGTTCATAGAAGGGATAGAGCTAAGCTTAAACAATCCCTTAATGATCATCATCAATATCCCAACAATGAAGAAGCTGCCTCTAAGTCTAAACCCCCAGTTGATGAAGCAGCATGCACTTTAGATCACTCCATTGATTATTCTACTGCAACAAAAAGGGCTTTCAATGATGTTGAAACCAGCTTGTCTGTTGGGTTGAGTTCTGTCTTGTTCCAAAACCGACCAGCTGTGACTTGTAATAAGGAGGCAGCCAATAACAAAAGACCCAAGGTTGCTGTTTCAACACTGCAATGCTCTCCACTTCAATGGCAGGTTCTTGAACTCAAGCCTGCAAGCTCCATGGAAGACTTGGACCTTGAGCTCAGGCTTGGTGTTCTATGA
- the LOC105777578 gene encoding protein phosphatase 2C 37 has product MAGVCCGVVPESETAAAVEQTSKSSRRRRMEVRPFKFVADAAVQPPSENGRKRQKLDLDLVLPASPRDCDNAVESSGTNKVNGDQEINEGLNSNGIVELEKELPKFGLTSVCGRRRDMEDSVSIHPSFCKLTSEAQISSDIHFFAVFDGHGCSHVAMKCRDRFHEIVKEEIEACGGEKAVEWKRTMERSFERMDMEVQQSTVDSVENPNCRCELQTPQCEAVGSTAVVAVVTQDKIIVANCGDSRAVLCQNGVALPLSDDHKPDRPDELLRIEEAGGRVIYWDGARVLGVLAMSRAIGDNYLKPFVIPEPEVTITERSSRDECLILGSDGLWDVVTNETACGVARMCLRAQKPASPPMSPDSDAVVRGAGVESSDKACWDASILLTKLALARHSTDNVSVVVVDLKENQQL; this is encoded by the exons ATGGCTGGAGTTTGCTGTGGAGTTGTTCCTGAAAGTGAAACTGCAGCTGCGGTCGAACAAACATCGAAATCATCTCGTCGCCGGAGAATGGAAGTTCGTCCGTTTAAGTTTGTGGCTGACGCTGCCGTTCAACCGCCGTCGGAAAACGGCCGGAAACGTCAGAAGCTTGACCTCGATCTCGTTCTCCCGGCTTCTCCTCGTGACTGTGATAACGCTGTTGAGAGCTCCGGTACTAACAAGGTTAACGGAGATCAGGAAATTAATGAAGGTTTAAATTCTAATGGAATAGTAGAATTAGAAAAGGAATTGCCGAAGTTTGGTTTGACTTCCGTTTGTGGTCGACGACGAGATATGGAAGACTCCGTTTCAATTCATCCGTCGTTCTGTAAACTAACCAGTGAAGCTCAAATTTCGTCGGATATTCACTTTTTCGCCGTGTTCGACGGCCATGGCTGCTCTCAT GTTGCGATGAAGTGTAGAGATCGGTTTCATGAGATagtaaaagaagaaatcgaAGCCTGCGGAGGAGAAAAGGCGGTGGAGTGGAAGCGAACCATGGAGAGAAGCTTTGAGAGGATGGATATGGAAGTTCAACAATCTACGGTGGACTCCGTAGAGAATCCGAATTGCCGATGCGAACTCCAAACTCCACAGTGCGAGGCCGTCGGATCTACCGCTGTGGTTGCCGTTGTCACTCAGGATAAGATCATCGTAGCTAACTGCGGTGATTCCCGCGCTGTCTTGTGCCAAAACGGCGTCGCTCTTCCCCTCTCCGACGATCACAAG ccGGATCGACCCGATGAACTGCTCCGAATCGAAGAAGCCGGTGGTCGAGTAATTTACTGGGATGGAGCTCGAGTTCTTGGTGTTTTAGCCATGTCAAGAGCAAtag GTGATAATTATTTAAAGCCCTTCGTTATACCAGAACCAGAGGTAACAATAACAGAGAGAAGCAGCAGAGATGAATGTTTAATATTAGGAAGCGATGGACTATGGGACGTGGTGACAAACGAGACAGCTTGTGGGGTGGCGCGTATGTGTTTACGCGCTCAAAAGCCAGCATCACCACCTATGTCTCCGGATAGTGACGCTGTGGTTCGCGGTGCTGGAGTCGAGAGTTCGGATAAGGCTTGTTGGGATGCTTCCATTTTATTAACCAAATTGGCTTTGGCTAGACATAGTACCGATAACGTTAGTGTTGTCGTTGTTGATTTGAAGGAAAATCAAcagttataa